The Rhodohalobacter sp. SW132 DNA segment CCTAAAAAGGGAAGATTTTCCCAAAGGGATCCCTTCAGGGCCCTTTTGAAAGGATGTGAGAAAATAACGTATCAATACTTATTGAGAATTATAAAATTCACCACGAAGCCACGAGGGCTCGAAGATTCACGAAGTGGATTTGTTTGATTCTATTAAACTTCGTGTATCTTCGTGACTTTGTGCCTTAGTGGTAAAAATAAATGGTTCATATATTTGATTGTGAATTTTCTCACAGCCTCTACAAAGGGGGACTTTTAATGTCATTATTTAAGAACTCAGGTTGATATTAAAGATACAACTCCATGCCAAGCCTGAAAAATCTGATCCCGCCTTTTTCTGTCTGCAATACAATGGACTGTAGGGTCGGAATCCTGTATTTTATTTTGGACTGCTAAATTTATCAAACCGAATAGGCTGCTGCACGGAGCATCATTTAACTTTAAATTTGTCTGAAGCTTGTCATTTGTAACCTCCATTTTAGTGCCGACCGATTTTTCCCGAAAGTCGGAAAATGCCATCCGGTATGCGTGTGAAATTGCCAGTAATACGGGAGCGGAAGTCCATTTTCTGAATATCATCGAAGAGCCGTACGATTTTCCGTCACGTGTGGATGAAATTTTGAAGGAAAAAAAGGAGCAGAACGAGAAGCGGCTGACGTCGATGATTGAAGAACTGCATTCGGTTGATGAATTTCGAATTGTGCAGATGAAAGGGCTGGTTCGCGTTGGTAAGGTGATCTCCACCACGCGGTCGGTTGCCCGCGAATATGATCACAATCTTGTAGTAATCGGGCTTGGAGGTGATGCGGATCTCAAAAAAGTTCTATACGGTAGCATCACCAATAATCTGCTCATGACGAGCTCCATACCAGTTCTGGCCATAGCGAAGCGAATCGATTACCGGCAGCCGCGCAGGCTCCTTTTTGCAACCGGCCTTCGGAAAAAAGATATCGCCCACATCAAAAAGATGCGGGAGTTTAGTATTGATATCGGTGTTTCACTGGAGGTTGTGCATATTTCGGAACCTGACACCAAAACGAATCCTGGTAAAGTAGAGTCATTCAACCAGAAACTGCAGAAGATCACCAAAAACCCGGAAGCTTCGCTGACGATTCACAATGCACCGTCATTCATGGAGGGAATCACCGAACTGATCGGGGATGATAAACATACACTTTTAGTGATGACCCGCTACCGCAAAAAATTCCTGGAATGGCTGCTCTCCAACAGCACCGTCCGTACAGTCGCTCAGATGGCCTCCGTTCCGCTGCTGATGCTTCCGGCTGATGAGTGAAATTGGATTGGGTGGCATGAGAAATACCATATCTCCAGAGCGTTGGTTTTTTCATCGGACGAGTTCCTGCGCCTCTATCTCTAATTCAAAGCCATGTACTTATTCAAAACCATGTGACCAGCCGATCAGATCTTGTATGAACAACTAAGTTCATCTACTCCTAATTTTAAAACGAACGATACCACTCCGAAGGAGTGCAACGTGAATAGCCCTCAGCGTAGCTGGGGGAATTGAACGCTGCGCCTAAACCTCAACCCCGATAGCGGGTTGAATTCCCCGGCATCGGAATATATCACTTTGATAGCTTTAACCTTTCATCCCACTGGTTTAACCAATCACACAGCCAGCTCTTTAAGTTTTGCGATCTCTTCGGGCCAGCGGTCGGGGTTAGGCGTTTCGAGAATGAGCGGAATTCCATCAAACCGTTCATCTTTCATAATCAGCTCAAACGGCGTCCACCCGATATGTCCGTCTCCCAGACTGTCGTGGCGGTCAACCTGAGTGCCGCACGCTTTTTTGGAGTCGTTCAGATGCATTGCTAGAAGGTATTTCAGCCCGACTATATCGCTGAACTGCTGAATGGTATCTTCAAAGCCCTCTGCCGTTGAGATATCATATCCGCCGGCGAACGCATGAGCCGTATCGATACAAACACCAACACGATCTTTTTGATCCACCTGCTCAATCATTTCGGCCAGGTGTTCAAACCTGAATCCCATATTGGTACCCTGACCTGCCGTATTTTCGATGGCAGCCTTCACATACTCCGTCTGATCCAGCGCGATGTTGATCGACTCGGCATTTCGTGCCAGGCAATCTTTTTCGGTGATTTTATTCAGATGGCTTCCGGGATGAAAATTGAGCAGTTTAATTCCCAGCTCTTCACACCGCTGCATCTCCACGAGAAAAGCATCTCTCGATTTTTGCAGCTTCGGTTTTTCGGGATGTCCCAGGTTGATCAGGTAGCTGTCGTGCGGAATGATGGCATCCATGGTGTAGCCATATTCGCTGCACCGTTCTTTAAACAGTGTGATATTTTCTTCGGTAAGCGGCTTAGATTTCCACTGACGCTGATTTTTTGTGAAGAGTGCAAAACCGGTTGCGCCAATTTCGTGAGCGCGAACCGGTGCATTTTCAACACCACCGGCCGCACTCACATGTGCTCCAATATACTTCATGAAATTGTCTGTCCTTTAGTTTCCAAACATTTCGTCGTAATCTTCCATCGAGGCTTCAATGACCTTAAACGCTTCTTCGCGGCCATACACCTTTTCAACGGAGACATCCACTTTTTTGCCCGGAATCATCTTGTAAGTGGCAAAATAGTGACGCAGACGCTCAATCAGCACTTCCGGGATATCGGTGATATTATTTACATCCTTATAATACTGATCGTTGCTCAGAACAGAGATAATTTTATCATCGGCTTCACCTTCGTCAATCATATGAAGTCCGCCAACCACACGGGCTTCCAGGATCACTTCCGAACGGTCAATCGGCCGCTCACTCAGCACACAAATATCGAGCGGATCGCCATCGCCAAGCTTGGTATCCTCAGACAGGGCTCCAACACGGTCACCACAGTACGTTCTGGGAATAAATCCGTAGAGTGATGGCGGCAGTGAAGAGCTTCGCTGCGGACGATCAACACGCATGTACCCGGTTTTTTTGTCAACCTCGTATTTAATCGTATCGAAAGAGGTAATCTCAACAAAAGCGTTTACGACTTCCGGAGTATTTGCCCCGACTTCAAGTCCGTGCCAGGGGTGTGGGCGCCATCGGTAAAAAGGGTTGGGAAAATTCAATGTTATCTTATTTAGGTTAGTTTTAGTATTTCCGGGCGGCCGGTTGGCGCCCGCAGATCGTGTTCGTTTACAATTAGTTCATGATTGCGTTCAGTTTGTCCAGGTTATCCTGCACTCTGAGCGAATCGATAACTTCTGCGATATCACCTTTCATGATATCGTCGAGATTATATAGTGTTAAATTAATTCGGTGGTCGGTTAACCTGCCCTGTGGGAAATTGTATGTGCGGATTTTCGCACTTCTGTCACCCGTGGATACCTGGCTTTTTCTTTCAGCGGCGCGTTCAGCCCGCAGTTTTTCCTGTTCAATTTCGTAAATTTTTGAGCGCAGCATGGTCAGGGCTTTATCTTTATTCTGATGCTGCGACCGCTCCTGCTGGCACTCTACCACAATGCCGGTCGGTTCATGGGTCAGCCGGATTGCGGAGTCGGTTTTGTTTACGTGCTGACCTCCGGCCCCGCTCGAGCGAAA contains these protein-coding regions:
- a CDS encoding universal stress protein, translated to MSFVTSILVPTDFSRKSENAIRYACEIASNTGAEVHFLNIIEEPYDFPSRVDEILKEKKEQNEKRLTSMIEELHSVDEFRIVQMKGLVRVGKVISTTRSVAREYDHNLVVIGLGGDADLKKVLYGSITNNLLMTSSIPVLAIAKRIDYRQPRRLLFATGLRKKDIAHIKKMREFSIDIGVSLEVVHISEPDTKTNPGKVESFNQKLQKITKNPEASLTIHNAPSFMEGITELIGDDKHTLLVMTRYRKKFLEWLLSNSTVRTVAQMASVPLLMLPADE
- the nfo gene encoding deoxyribonuclease IV; this encodes MKYIGAHVSAAGGVENAPVRAHEIGATGFALFTKNQRQWKSKPLTEENITLFKERCSEYGYTMDAIIPHDSYLINLGHPEKPKLQKSRDAFLVEMQRCEELGIKLLNFHPGSHLNKITEKDCLARNAESINIALDQTEYVKAAIENTAGQGTNMGFRFEHLAEMIEQVDQKDRVGVCIDTAHAFAGGYDISTAEGFEDTIQQFSDIVGLKYLLAMHLNDSKKACGTQVDRHDSLGDGHIGWTPFELIMKDERFDGIPLILETPNPDRWPEEIAKLKELAV
- a CDS encoding inorganic pyrophosphatase, producing MNFPNPFYRWRPHPWHGLEVGANTPEVVNAFVEITSFDTIKYEVDKKTGYMRVDRPQRSSSLPPSLYGFIPRTYCGDRVGALSEDTKLGDGDPLDICVLSERPIDRSEVILEARVVGGLHMIDEGEADDKIISVLSNDQYYKDVNNITDIPEVLIERLRHYFATYKMIPGKKVDVSVEKVYGREEAFKVIEASMEDYDEMFGN